A single window of Nicotiana sylvestris chromosome 5, ASM39365v2, whole genome shotgun sequence DNA harbors:
- the LOC104227533 gene encoding uncharacterized protein has translation MMKKILIDNQQLRTELRNLERQFGQMANNQNTRPVGALPSDIERNPKVQVNAVTLRNGRELEEVPEKKKSIARPEGVLVLKTIEENKKEKPKIVTRPPPPFPQRSQKQKDDAMYKKFLDILSQRYYGNKRKHTEFEIVALTKECSARVQSTLPPKLKDPGCFTIPLSLRKQEVGRAMCDLGSSINLMPSSLFKQLELGVLRPTTITLQLADRSLVMQEGIIEDMLVEVGKFILPANFIVLDYEADEEVPIILGRPFLATSGALIDVTKGKLNMRVGNEEITFNVYKALKLPKHYKDLCMITVIELKGIEWSPYLNCSDSDRSIELDEVVFQA, from the exons ATGATGAAAAAGATCTTGATAGACAATCAACAATTACGCACAGAATTAAGAAATCTAGAGAGGCAGTTTGGGCAAATGGCTAACAATCAGAATACTAGACCTGTTGGAGCTCTACCGAGTGATATTGAACGTAATCCTAAGGTTCAAGTCAATGCAGTAACCTTGAGAAATGGAagagaattagaagaagttccagAGAAAAAGAAGTCTATTGCTAGACCTGAAGGAGTATTAGTTCTTAAGACTATTGaggagaataagaaagaaaagccaaaaattgtGACAAGGCCACCACCTCCGTTTCCACAAAGATCGCAAAAGCAAAAAGATGATGCTATGTACAAGAAATTCTTAGATATTTTGAGTCAA AGATATTATGGAAACAAGCGAAAACATACAGAGTTTGAAATAGTTGCACTTACTAAAGAGTGTAGTGCTAGAGTTCAAAGTACActccctcctaagttgaaggatcctGGGTGTTTCACAATTCCTCTGTCTCTTAGAAAACAAGAAGTTGGTAGAGCTATGTGTGATTTAGGATctagtataaatttgatgccatccTCTTTGTTTAAACAACTCGAATTGGGGGTGCTTAGACCTACTACAATCACTTTACAGCTGGCAGATAGGTCACTAGTTATGCAAGAAGGAATTATTGAGGATATGTTAGTCGAAGTGGGAAAGTTTATTCTTCCTGCTAATTTTATTGTTCTTGATTACGAGGCAGATGAGGAAGTACCCATTATTTTGGGGAGACCATTCTTAGCTACTAGTGGAGCGCTTATTGATGTTACGAAAGGAAAGTTGAATATGAGAGTTGGCAATGAGGAAATTACTTTTAATGTGTACAAGGCACTTAAGCTCCCTAAGCACTATAAGGACTTGTGCATGATTACTGTGATAGAACTGAAGGGGATAGAGTGGAGTCCTTATTTGAATTGTAGTGATTCGGATAGGTCGATTGAGTTGGATGAGGTGGTGTTTCAAGCTTAG